The following coding sequences lie in one Pan paniscus chromosome X, NHGRI_mPanPan1-v2.0_pri, whole genome shotgun sequence genomic window:
- the TCEAL7 gene encoding transcription elongation factor A protein-like 7 → MQKPCKENEGKPKCSVPKREEKRPYGEFERQQTEGNFRQRLLQSLEEFKEDIDYRHFKDEEMTREGDEMERCLEEIRGLRKKFRALHSNHRHSRDRPYPI, encoded by the coding sequence atgCAAAAACCCTGCAAAGAAAACGAAGGAAAGCCAAAGTGCAGCGTGCCAAAGAGGGAGGAAAAACGCCCGTATGGAGAATTTGAACGCCAGCAAACAGAAGGGAATTTTAGACAGAGGCTGCTTCAGTCTCTCGAAGAATTTAAAGAGGACATAGACTATaggcattttaaagatgaagaaatgacAAGGGAGGGAGATGAGATGGAAAGGTGTTTGGAAGAGATAAGGGGTCTGAGAAAGAAATTTAGGGCTCTGCATTCTAACCATAGGCATTCTCGGGACCGTCCTTATCCCATTTAA